In a single window of the Heliangelus exortis chromosome 1, bHelExo1.hap1, whole genome shotgun sequence genome:
- the LOC139791343 gene encoding uncharacterized protein, with amino-acid sequence MLSLPECPGSACPSQILLCIMTFLQEPLFYSSISPSGSKPPEVRQNLFVDFQRTMDWTAINPQSKYICKDQVGFNEANTAGLVLVSNVNVSYLSSMEGELSGLWIFLQLIDGWIFIACKMRLSTVEANFTRCWESAPQQSWQQWPEGCHQHPPLLPWLPCLLASLALGAQHPLQLLMQATKKRLGCSSSCETVAEKDGGFPLPVLGDIRIFGTMLS; translated from the exons ATGCTCTCTCTCCCTGAGTGTCCTGGATCTGCATGCCCCAGCCAG aTACTCTTGTGCATTATGACCTTCCTCCAAGAACCCTTGTTTTATAGCAGTATTTCCCCATCAG GATCCAAGCCACCAGAAGTCAGGCAGAACCTCTTTGTTGACTTTCAGCGTACTATGGACTGGACTGCTATAAACCCGCAGAGCAAATACATCTGTAAAGACCAAGTTGGGTTTAATGAGGCAAATACAGCAGGACTGGTGTTGGTGAGCAATGTCAATGTTAGTTACCTCAGCAGCATGGAAGGAGAGCTCTCTGGACTGTGGATATTTTTGCAGTTAATTGATGGCTGGATATTTATAGCCTG CAAAATGAGGCTTTCTACTGTGGAAGCAAATTTTACCAGGTGCTGGGAGTCAgccccacagcagagctggcagcagtggcCAGAGGGatgccaccagcacccacctctcctGCCATGGCTGCCCTGCCTCTTGGCTTCCCTTGCACTGGGAGCTCAGCATCCCCTACAGCTGCTGATGCAG gCCACCAAAAAAAGGCTGGGATGCTCCAGCTCCTGTGAAACGGTGGCTGAGAAGGATGGAGGCTTCCCTCTGCCAGTGCTGGGGGATATACGGATCTTTGGGACTATGCTAAGCTGA